The Novipirellula aureliae DNA window ATCTCAACCGATTTTAGATGATGGCGAACATTGAGTTTGGAAAACCAAAACTGACTCATTTTGGTCAACAAGCGGCCTTTTCCTGGTATTCCACTCGGTAGAATAAAGTCAAAGGCGCTAATCCGATCGCTGCTGACGATCATCACTTCGCTGCCGAGGTCGTAAACATCGCGGACTTTGCCGCTGCGACGTGGAAGTGGCAGGTTGGTTTTCAACAGTGCCGCTTGACCGGATGACTGCGGCGTGTCGAATTCGTACAAGGGTGCGTCGTCTTTGGGGGGTAAGTTGTTCATCTCCCTAATTTGGCAAACCGCGGATTAATCGGCAAGCGGTGGAACAGTCGTCTCGCGAACTGGCCAGGAACGAAGTACAATGTCGATCTTGGCTATTTGCCCTTTTCCTTTTGTCATCTTCCTTACTTCGCATTGGCTTGGTTTGCATTATGGGACAGTTCCGTTTCGATGTCCCGGAATCCGTTCATGGTTTAGTCGAACAATCATTGTGGAAAAAAGCCTATATCTGCGGCATCGAGGGCGTGCCGTGGCAATCGAGGAATGAATTGGTTGGGTCTCGATTGACGTTGACCCGCACGATTGATTCCTCTGGGAAATTATTTCTGACGCTGCCAGTCAAGCATGTCGGCTATTCGACCGTCAGTACATGCAGTTTACGTCCGAGTGACGAGCCACATTTATTGATGTTGGAACTTGCTCGTGGATGTTGCCACCGGGCGCGAATGCAATCGGATACCTGGGAACGATCCGGACTGATTTTGACAGACAAGTTCAAGGAGTTGTTGAAAACGGGGACGCAACGTTTTTTGGATGCGGCCCAACGGCGAGGGGATCCTGGATTGGCCTCGGAACTTTCGGTCGAAGCGATCTCCCTCTTGACGCAAGCGTTGGCGAACTTGGGGGATAGTTTCGCGCTTCAATCGATCGCATTTCGCAAACAACGCGAAATCACGATTGGCACCTTGTTGGCAGGATCCGTTTTGCCACCCAATCCCAGATCGACCACGCACAGTGAAGACTTCTGTACGGCCTTTAATTCGGCAGCGGTGCGAATCAGTTGGGCGGATATTGAGACGGATTCAGGACGATTCGACTATGACGCCGCCGAAGAATCGATTCGTTGGTGTGGAGAGCAAGGATTGCGAGTCATTGGTGGCCCCCTGCTCGATTTTCGCGAGCGGATGTTGCCGCATTGGCTGTATTTGCTCGAAGAGGATTTCGATTCACTGTTAGCAGCGGTTTGCCAATTTGTCGAACGAACCGTCTTGAAATTACGCGGTCAAGTTCAACTTTGGAATTGTGCATCGGGGCTCAATACACCCGGCCCACTTGAGCTAAATGATGAGCAGGTGATGCGGTTGGCGGTCGGCATTTTGCAAACCGTACGGCGCACCGATCCGAATACGCCCGCGATCATGAGTTTCGACCAACCATTCGGCGAGTATTTGGCTTGTCATCACGACGGCATCTCACCGATGCACTTTGCCGATGCACTTGCACGAAGCGGTTTGGGGATGGCGGGGATCGGATTGGATGTCCGAGTCAACTATGCTAACGGATCAACGTTACCAAGAACGGCAGTGGAATTCGGACAGATGATCGATCGCTGGGCTACGCTCGGAATGCCCTTAATGGTTCAACTTTGCGTTCCTGGCGACCGCGGCTTTGATGAACGTGCCGTGTATCCGATCGAGACATTAGCAGCGACTGCGGATGACTTTGAGCCACGGATCGAGCAGCTTCGTGTGGCCGGCCCCTTTATCCGTACGCTACTTGCCAAACACTGCGTCCACGCCATTGTATGGGAGGGTTGGTGTGACGCCGAGCCTCACATTATCAGCCACAGCGGCATGATTGATTCGAAAAACCAACCGCGACCGCTGCTAGAATACATCACCCGACTCCGCCGCGAGTTCTTAGCATAACCGTCTCGCCAACACGCAAACTTCCAGTAGAAGCGTCTCTCCGAGACGCTAACTCCCAGCAC harbors:
- a CDS encoding glycoside hydrolase family 10 — its product is MSSSLLRIGLVCIMGQFRFDVPESVHGLVEQSLWKKAYICGIEGVPWQSRNELVGSRLTLTRTIDSSGKLFLTLPVKHVGYSTVSTCSLRPSDEPHLLMLELARGCCHRARMQSDTWERSGLILTDKFKELLKTGTQRFLDAAQRRGDPGLASELSVEAISLLTQALANLGDSFALQSIAFRKQREITIGTLLAGSVLPPNPRSTTHSEDFCTAFNSAAVRISWADIETDSGRFDYDAAEESIRWCGEQGLRVIGGPLLDFRERMLPHWLYLLEEDFDSLLAAVCQFVERTVLKLRGQVQLWNCASGLNTPGPLELNDEQVMRLAVGILQTVRRTDPNTPAIMSFDQPFGEYLACHHDGISPMHFADALARSGLGMAGIGLDVRVNYANGSTLPRTAVEFGQMIDRWATLGMPLMVQLCVPGDRGFDERAVYPIETLAATADDFEPRIEQLRVAGPFIRTLLAKHCVHAIVWEGWCDAEPHIISHSGMIDSKNQPRPLLEYITRLRREFLA